In Bacteroidales bacterium, one genomic interval encodes:
- a CDS encoding undecaprenyl-diphosphate phosphatase has product MNWLEALILGIVQGLTEFLPVSSSGHLEIGAALLNVQVTNNLTFTVAVHVATVLSTIVVLRKEIMDLLRGLFKFEWNDQTQFIVKLIVSAIPVGIVGLFFKDVVEGFFSDSLMLVGSMLLLTAGLLTFAYYAKPRQKEKISFWDALIIGISQACAVLPGLSRSGTTISTGLLLGNKKDVVAKFSFLMVLAPILGECFLDLVKGDFSSEVSGIPTVSLVIGFLAAFVSGFIACSWMLNLVKKGKLIYFAIYCAIVGTAVLIFLG; this is encoded by the coding sequence ATGAATTGGTTAGAGGCACTTATATTAGGGATTGTTCAAGGATTAACAGAATTTCTGCCGGTCAGCAGCAGCGGTCATCTGGAAATTGGCGCTGCATTGCTGAATGTTCAGGTGACCAATAACCTGACTTTTACGGTTGCTGTTCATGTAGCTACCGTTTTGAGTACAATTGTAGTACTGCGAAAAGAAATCATGGATCTGTTACGTGGATTATTTAAATTTGAATGGAATGACCAAACCCAGTTTATTGTTAAATTAATTGTTTCTGCTATTCCTGTTGGTATCGTCGGTTTATTTTTTAAGGATGTCGTGGAAGGTTTTTTCTCCGATAGTTTGATGCTGGTAGGTTCTATGTTATTACTCACAGCAGGATTGTTGACATTTGCCTATTATGCAAAGCCACGTCAGAAAGAAAAAATTTCTTTCTGGGATGCACTTATCATCGGTATTTCACAAGCATGTGCCGTTCTACCTGGTTTATCCCGCTCCGGGACCACAATCTCAACAGGGTTACTGCTGGGAAATAAGAAAGATGTGGTTGCCAAGTTTTCTTTCCTGATGGTATTGGCTCCTATTTTGGGGGAATGTTTTCTTGATTTGGTGAAAGGCGATTTTTCATCAGAAGTATCCGGTATTCCGACAGTCTCCTTGGTGATTGGTTTTCTTGCAGCTTTTGTTTCGGGATTTATTGCCTGTTCCTGGATGCTGAATCTTGTGAAAAAAGGTAAACTGATCTATTTTGCAATTTATTGTGCTATTGTCGGTACAGCTGTACTTATCTTTTTGGGATAA
- the rpsN gene encoding 30S ribosomal protein S14, whose translation MAKESMKAREVKRAKMVARYAEKRAKLKAEGDFQKLATLPRNSSTVRLHNRCLLTGRPKGYMRQFGVSRIVFREMASKGLIPGVKKASW comes from the coding sequence AAGTTAAACGTGCAAAAATGGTGGCCAGATATGCTGAAAAACGTGCGAAGCTGAAAGCAGAAGGAGATTTTCAGAAGTTGGCAACTTTGCCGAGGAATTCAAGTACGGTAAGATTACATAACCGTTGTCTGCTGACAGGTCGTCCTAAAGGCTATATGCGTCAGTTTGGTGTAAGCCGTATTGTTTTTCGTGAAATGGCTTCCAAGGGGTTAATACCCGGTGTAAAAAAAGCAAGTTGGTAA